The Vicinamibacteria bacterium genome has a segment encoding these proteins:
- a CDS encoding metallophosphoesterase: MWKRGSFLLVVPAFLAFVGPALGRAQEVPFEFEAPARIVAVGDVHGAYDNFVRALTRTGLVDDGHQWIGGASHLVQTGDVLDRGAESRKVMDLLMSLEGQAQAAGGRVHALIGNHELWNAVGHLPYVSEGELEAFATDRDEELRKESGLDAHPGELALREAYGPEGVYGRWIRKNNAAVKIGDYVFVHGGIMSPSAELGLGELNRLVREAMNETSWPTSFANEDDGPLLTRFYSSDDLLAEELPAREAELEVVLQSLGARAMIMGHTVTYGLIEPRFDGRAVLIDAGMLDVYFGGRVAALVIEGDRFSAVYDKGSVPLSRTLEGEEGALYLEAVAAASPDDAALGHWLGVVRCREGRLAEGLALHETVGVLESDVRIPYIWRRDAADCFEKAGEAARAKDLRIAYLEELGKVPGPYYWNRFARESLRFGYDVDQAFDAAARAASAAPKNAAFKETLAWAYLEKGDARRAQRVLTAARRLRDGESFESLFLMGRAHLLLGNEEQALASFRDAERVEPGRPEVEAAIAKLVEKE; encoded by the coding sequence ATGTGGAAACGAGGATCCTTCCTCCTCGTGGTCCCGGCGTTCCTTGCCTTCGTCGGTCCCGCGCTCGGTCGGGCGCAGGAAGTTCCTTTCGAGTTCGAAGCTCCGGCACGCATCGTTGCCGTGGGTGATGTCCATGGGGCTTACGACAACTTCGTCAGGGCGCTTACGAGAACGGGACTCGTCGATGACGGGCACCAATGGATCGGCGGTGCCTCCCATCTGGTGCAGACGGGCGATGTGCTCGACCGGGGGGCGGAATCACGCAAAGTCATGGACCTCTTGATGTCCCTCGAAGGTCAAGCGCAGGCGGCTGGTGGGAGAGTCCACGCCCTCATCGGAAACCACGAGCTCTGGAACGCCGTGGGACACCTCCCCTACGTTTCCGAGGGAGAGCTAGAAGCCTTCGCGACTGACCGAGACGAGGAGCTTCGCAAAGAGTCCGGACTCGACGCTCATCCGGGAGAGCTCGCCCTTCGCGAGGCCTATGGCCCAGAGGGAGTCTACGGGAGATGGATCCGGAAGAACAACGCGGCGGTGAAGATCGGAGACTACGTCTTCGTCCACGGAGGGATTATGTCCCCTAGTGCGGAGCTCGGTCTTGGAGAGCTCAACCGCCTCGTACGAGAAGCAATGAATGAGACAAGCTGGCCGACGAGCTTCGCCAACGAGGACGACGGCCCGCTCCTCACGCGTTTCTATTCGAGCGATGACCTCCTTGCCGAGGAGCTTCCCGCCCGCGAAGCCGAGCTCGAGGTCGTGCTCCAATCCCTAGGCGCCCGAGCGATGATCATGGGTCACACCGTGACGTACGGGCTCATCGAGCCGCGCTTCGACGGTCGCGCGGTTCTCATCGATGCCGGCATGCTCGACGTCTATTTCGGCGGCCGCGTGGCAGCCCTGGTGATCGAGGGAGATCGCTTCTCGGCCGTGTACGATAAGGGATCGGTCCCCTTGTCAAGGACCCTCGAAGGGGAGGAGGGTGCGCTCTACCTGGAAGCGGTCGCCGCCGCGTCGCCCGACGACGCCGCTCTCGGTCATTGGCTCGGCGTCGTCCGATGCCGTGAGGGGCGTCTTGCCGAAGGGTTGGCGCTGCACGAGACCGTCGGCGTTCTGGAATCGGACGTGCGCATTCCTTACATCTGGCGACGCGACGCCGCGGATTGCTTCGAGAAAGCGGGCGAAGCGGCCAGGGCGAAGGACCTCCGCATCGCCTACCTCGAGGAGCTCGGCAAGGTTCCCGGGCCCTACTATTGGAATCGGTTTGCCCGGGAAAGCCTGCGGTTCGGCTACGACGTCGATCAGGCGTTCGATGCGGCCGCGCGCGCGGCCTCGGCAGCGCCAAAAAATGCCGCCTTCAAGGAGACGCTCGCCTGGGCGTATCTCGAGAAGGGTGACGCCCGGCGGGCTCAGCGGGTCCTGACGGCGGCACGACGCCTCCGCGACGGCGAGAGTTTCGAGAGTCTGTTTCTGATGGGCCGCGCCCATCTGCTGCTGGGGAACGAGGAGCAAGCGCTCGCGAGCTTTCGGGACGCAGAGCGCGTCGAGCCCGGTCGCCCCGAGGTCGAGGCGGCGATCGCGAAGCTGGTCGAGAAAGAGTGA
- a CDS encoding choice-of-anchor Q domain-containing protein, with amino-acid sequence MTARTRRRKGRTARRPGHLVVALLVVMQQTAFPAVITVDGGCTLVDAIDAANTDMAVGGCTAGSGADEIHLSGDVTLTEVNNTLDGLGNGLPSVSTDITIKGNSFTVMRDGGAMVPEFRIFHVGPTGTLTLDNTTVSNGALHDAAGILNYGGSLTLNNSTVTGNTATDSGGGVFNNGGIAGLTNSTVSDNTASFGGGVVNVNGTLTLTNTTVSGNTVGVAGGGIANAAILTLTSSTVSGNTATTRGGGILNGYFGYYGAGLYVYDSLVSDNTATYAGGGIYNIASNLTVTRTTVSENAALYAGGGIGTYGGTVVVTDSTISGNSVTPNPIDVALGGGLSARGSAGTATLTNTTVSGNTAVDPLDYSLRGFGGGIFNGISMTLTNTTVSGNTASPSSAGPDGGGIFNGYSAPLSLINSLFANTMGGNCGGDPVTDGGNNFATDMTCGTIPDTLTGLDPVLKDNGGPTMTHEILAGSNAIDAAGPCGLPEDQRGAGRVGDCDSGAFEFIGCSPLVLANDVITSPVTWYTCHTAQLGPDFSVEMPGSFTLFAGAMVGLDNGVHFGLDAPVTLGIDPNLQILSPESLTLQGRSSP; translated from the coding sequence ATGACGGCTCGCACGCGGCGGCGGAAGGGGCGCACGGCCCGCAGACCCGGGCATCTGGTGGTGGCTCTGCTCGTGGTGATGCAGCAGACGGCGTTCCCGGCGGTGATCACGGTGGACGGTGGCTGCACCTTAGTGGATGCGATCGACGCCGCCAATACCGATATGGCCGTGGGCGGATGCACCGCGGGCTCGGGGGCGGACGAGATTCACCTGAGCGGCGACGTGACCCTTACGGAAGTGAACAACACCCTCGATGGACTGGGCAACGGGTTACCCAGCGTCTCGACGGACATCACCATCAAGGGAAACAGCTTCACCGTAATGCGCGATGGGGGTGCAATGGTGCCGGAGTTCCGGATCTTCCACGTGGGACCAACCGGTACTCTGACCCTCGACAACACGACTGTCAGCAACGGTGCGCTACACGACGCTGCGGGCATCTTGAACTATGGCGGGAGCCTGACGCTGAACAACTCCACGGTGACGGGCAACACGGCGACGGATTCCGGAGGGGGCGTCTTCAACAATGGCGGTATCGCGGGCTTAACGAACAGCACAGTGTCGGACAACACCGCGTCTTTCGGCGGTGGCGTAGTCAACGTCAATGGCACGTTGACCCTGACCAACACCACGGTGTCGGGCAACACGGTGGGCGTTGCCGGCGGGGGCATCGCCAACGCCGCCATCTTGACCCTGACGAGCAGCACGGTGTCGGGCAACACGGCCACCACCCGGGGTGGGGGCATTCTCAACGGCTACTTTGGATACTACGGGGCTGGTCTGTACGTGTACGACAGCCTTGTGTCGGACAACACGGCCACCTATGCCGGCGGAGGCATCTACAATATTGCCAGCAACCTTACCGTGACCCGAACTACAGTGTCGGAAAACGCGGCCCTCTATGCCGGCGGGGGCATCGGGACCTACGGCGGTACCGTGGTCGTCACCGACAGCACGATCTCGGGCAACAGCGTCACACCCAACCCGATCGACGTCGCGCTCGGGGGCGGTCTGTCCGCCCGCGGTTCGGCGGGCACCGCCACCCTGACCAACACCACGGTGTCAGGCAACACGGCCGTCGACCCCTTGGACTACAGCCTCCGAGGCTTTGGCGGGGGCATCTTCAACGGAATCTCCATGACCCTGACCAACACCACGGTGTCAGGCAACACGGCGAGCCCAAGTTCGGCGGGTCCCGATGGTGGGGGCATCTTCAATGGCTACTCAGCGCCCCTGAGCCTCATCAACAGCCTGTTCGCCAACACGATGGGCGGGAACTGCGGCGGCGACCCCGTCACTGACGGAGGGAACAACTTCGCGACGGACATGACCTGCGGCACGATCCCGGACACGCTCACCGGCTTGGACCCGGTGCTCAAGGACAATGGCGGTCCCACGATGACCCACGAGATTTTGGCGGGCAGCAATGCCATCGATGCCGCGGGGCCATGCGGCCTGCCCGAGGATCAGCGCGGCGCCGGCCGAGTGGGAGATTGCGACAGTGGCGCCTTCGAGTTCATCGGCTGTAGCCCTCTGGTCCTGGCCAATGACGTGATCACCTCTCCGGTGACCTGGTATACGTGCCACACCGCACAGTTGGGTCCCGACTTTTCGGTGGAGATGCCTGGAAGTTTCACGTTGTTCGCTGGGGCAATGGTCGGTCTCGACAACGGCGTCCATTTCGGGCTGGATGCTCCCGTGACACTCGGCATCGACCCCAACCTGCAGATCTTGAGTCCCGAATCTCTGACGCTTCAGGGCCGCTCGAGCCCTTAG
- a CDS encoding universal stress protein produces MHLRRILVPTDFSGAAERALEQAMVLGRRYQAEIHLLHRPVYRVPELPPPDIDGKQRAEALDRILSQYFEDPRREAEEHLGRLVKRVRESGLAADSTLEGAREPYNAIARLAEDWKPDLVCMGSHGREGIEKLLMGSVAEKVLRHLSCQVLMLRDSTAIAGESGSLRVLVPVDFSEHSQRALGVARELATDFGGRLHLLHVVELLHTPFAPGGLTSPLEAEPELRGKLQDALRGMLGETPGEVTVADGNIAGQILHEREKHADEIVVMGSRGLSGLKHLLIGSVAERVARFCEAPVWVVK; encoded by the coding sequence ATGCACCTGCGCCGCATCCTTGTTCCGACGGACTTTTCCGGAGCGGCCGAGCGCGCCCTCGAGCAGGCGATGGTGCTCGGGCGCCGATACCAGGCCGAGATTCACCTGCTGCATCGACCGGTTTACCGCGTTCCCGAGCTGCCACCGCCCGACATCGACGGAAAGCAACGGGCGGAAGCGCTCGATCGGATTTTGAGTCAGTATTTCGAGGATCCGCGACGTGAGGCGGAGGAGCATCTCGGGCGACTCGTGAAGAGAGTCCGGGAGAGCGGCTTGGCGGCGGATTCTACCCTGGAGGGCGCACGCGAGCCCTACAATGCGATCGCGCGGTTGGCAGAGGATTGGAAGCCCGATCTCGTCTGTATGGGCAGTCATGGAAGGGAGGGGATCGAGAAGCTTCTGATGGGAAGCGTCGCGGAGAAGGTGCTGCGGCATCTCTCCTGCCAGGTGCTGATGCTTCGCGACAGCACGGCGATAGCGGGGGAAAGCGGTTCGTTGCGGGTTCTCGTTCCCGTGGATTTCAGCGAGCATTCGCAGCGCGCCCTGGGCGTGGCTCGCGAGCTCGCGACCGATTTCGGCGGGAGGCTCCACCTGCTGCACGTGGTCGAGCTCCTCCACACCCCCTTCGCGCCCGGCGGCTTGACGAGTCCTCTCGAGGCCGAGCCCGAGCTTCGGGGAAAGCTTCAGGATGCGCTACGCGGCATGCTCGGCGAAACGCCCGGAGAGGTCACGGTGGCGGACGGGAACATCGCCGGACAGATTCTTCACGAGCGGGAGAAGCACGCGGACGAGATCGTCGTGATGGGCTCGCGCGGTCTCTCAGGCTTGAAGCACCTGCTGATAGGAAGCGTCGCCGAGCGCGTCGCGCGCTTCTGCGAGGCGCCCGTATGGGTCGTGAAATAA
- a CDS encoding DUF3500 domain-containing protein has product MMIKKAALSLLGTGIAVYALGQGLSALRQKALAEPFKGVTTSGTIRPGLFPIRATGVSTEPVKTAAETFLSSLTREQREKTRFPVDDIEWRKWDNVHRAPREGVPFGEMDAPQRESAYGLLRASLSAKGLEKTRNVMRLNEHLAELVSNHEEYGEGLYFITVMGEPSMTEPWGWQLDGHHLVINYAILGDQVVMTPTFMGSEPVEALSGKYAGTSVLQDEQNKGLELVQSLDPAQRALAILDIEKTRGNALAQAYNDNLVLDYAGIPASKLTQAQQTLLLGVIEEYVGNLRDGHAKIRMEEVRTHLDETYFAWIGDAGPDAVFYYRVHSPVILVEFDHQGPIALDGQRDVPTRRHVHSVVRTPNGNDYGKDLLRQHYETHKHDPTHGHVP; this is encoded by the coding sequence ATGATGATCAAGAAAGCCGCGCTTTCACTCCTCGGTACGGGAATCGCCGTTTACGCCCTCGGCCAGGGCCTCTCGGCGCTGCGCCAGAAGGCGCTCGCGGAGCCCTTCAAGGGAGTCACGACCAGCGGCACGATTCGCCCGGGACTGTTCCCCATCCGCGCGACGGGCGTTTCGACCGAGCCGGTAAAAACCGCTGCAGAAACGTTTCTCTCATCTCTCACTCGGGAGCAGCGAGAGAAGACGCGGTTTCCCGTCGACGATATCGAATGGCGGAAGTGGGACAACGTGCACCGAGCGCCGCGTGAGGGAGTTCCCTTCGGCGAGATGGACGCGCCTCAACGGGAGTCCGCTTACGGGTTGCTGCGCGCGAGCTTGAGCGCCAAGGGACTGGAGAAGACCCGCAACGTCATGCGACTGAACGAGCACCTTGCGGAGCTTGTGTCGAACCACGAGGAGTACGGTGAAGGTCTCTACTTCATCACCGTGATGGGCGAGCCCTCGATGACCGAGCCCTGGGGTTGGCAGCTCGACGGCCATCATCTCGTGATCAATTACGCGATCCTCGGCGATCAGGTGGTCATGACACCTACGTTCATGGGCTCGGAGCCGGTGGAGGCTCTGTCGGGAAAGTACGCGGGCACGTCGGTTCTTCAAGACGAACAGAACAAGGGGCTCGAGCTCGTGCAGTCACTCGACCCCGCGCAACGGGCTCTCGCCATCCTCGATATCGAGAAGACGCGAGGAAACGCTCTCGCCCAGGCGTACAACGACAACCTGGTTCTCGACTACGCCGGGATCCCGGCGAGCAAGCTCACTCAGGCTCAGCAGACGCTGCTTCTCGGCGTGATCGAGGAGTACGTCGGCAACCTGCGCGACGGGCACGCGAAGATCCGGATGGAAGAAGTGAGGACCCATCTCGACGAGACCTACTTCGCCTGGATTGGAGACGCCGGTCCGGACGCGGTCTTCTACTATCGAGTTCACAGTCCCGTGATCCTCGTCGAGTTCGACCATCAGGGGCCCATCGCCCTCGACGGTCAAAGAGACGTGCCAACCCGACGGCACGTTCACTCCGTGGTCCGCACGCCCAACGGCAACGATTACGGCAAGGATCTTCTCCGGCAACACTATGAGACGCACAAGCACGATCCCACTCACGGGCACGTGCCTTGA
- a CDS encoding dodecin family protein, translated as MAAIKIIEVLGTSEKSWEDAAEEALKEAKKSVRNITGLELVSQTAKIKNGAVSEYHATCKIAFKVD; from the coding sequence ATGGCGGCCATCAAGATCATCGAGGTGCTAGGTACGTCGGAAAAGTCCTGGGAAGACGCTGCGGAAGAAGCTCTCAAGGAGGCGAAGAAGAGCGTTCGGAACATCACCGGGCTCGAGCTCGTCTCGCAGACTGCCAAAATCAAAAACGGCGCCGTTTCCGAGTACCACGCGACCTGCAAGATCGCGTTCAAGGTCGATTGA
- a CDS encoding RNA-binding protein, which produces MSLLDGYPAASLGRAAPYRLEGFYRAFLSAHEGLLAYNVKQKEGFINTKLFVGNMSFDTTQNDLESLFSQVGSIIEVFMPTDRNTGRPRGFAFVKFTEQAEAEEAINRFDGYELGGRNLRVSEAEERPPRSTGFADGGSPDRPYGKRANKPKGSRRNVRARKRGF; this is translated from the coding sequence GTGAGTTTGCTCGATGGGTACCCGGCAGCTTCGCTCGGGCGAGCCGCACCGTACCGTCTCGAGGGCTTCTACCGGGCTTTTCTGTCGGCACATGAAGGCCTATTGGCGTATAATGTTAAGCAAAAGGAGGGCTTTATCAATACTAAACTCTTCGTTGGAAACATGAGCTTCGACACGACCCAGAACGACCTCGAGAGCCTTTTTTCTCAGGTAGGCTCGATCATCGAGGTCTTCATGCCTACCGACCGAAACACAGGACGGCCCAGGGGATTTGCCTTCGTCAAGTTCACCGAGCAAGCAGAAGCCGAGGAGGCAATCAACCGCTTCGACGGATACGAACTGGGAGGACGGAACCTCCGCGTCAGTGAAGCCGAAGAGCGACCGCCTCGCTCGACTGGCTTTGCCGACGGTGGCTCCCCAGACCGCCCATACGGCAAGCGCGCGAATAAACCCAAAGGCAGTCGCCGCAACGTGCGCGCGCGCAAGCGGGGATTCTAA
- a CDS encoding pitrilysin family protein: MPHLSAWLFFLGVFLVSSLALPSSTQDVSLPEGIQRVASVEGITEYRLDNGLRLLLFPDPSKLTITVNITYLVGSKHEGYGETGMAHLLEHLVFKGTPAHPDIPQELTEHGARPNGTTWYDRTNYFETFPANDENLEWALDLEADRMVNSFIARRDLDSEMTVVRNEFEMGENYPQNVLMQRMLSTAYLWHSYGKSTIGSRADIENVPIENLQAFYRTWYQPDNSVLIVAGNFDESAALELVRRKLGTIPRPVRTLPSSYTVEPPQDGERSVTLRRVGDVQVVGAAFHVPAGSHPDFAAIDLLSFVLGDTPSGRLYKALVETQKASRASSFAFQLADPGILFALAEVRKDGSLAEARDILLREIDRVIEEPPTQEEIDRARASRLKDWDTTMRASERAAILLSNWAAMGDWRLMFLHRDRLEKVTPEDVHRVAVAYLASINRTVGLYIPTTEPLRAEVPAAPNIDALVEDYKGRETLAMGEAFDPSPEAVESRTARSEIEPGLRIALLPKKTRGSVIQIALDLRFGNADDLRGRASAGELTAPMLLRGTESKSRQEIQDELDRLRANLRLFGEASRAGVRLEVPRENLLPALDLVAEILRHPSFPSSELEVLRQETLARLEDSRSDPLQIAMTAFRRHSMDWPKEDPRYVPTLEERIERTKSVTLDEIREFHTRFYGLSHAELAAVGDFDATELESALRDLFGGWTSGSTYARLESPYRDKPPLIEELEAPDKESAVFLAGLPMEIRDEDPDYPALVLGNFMTGGGFLNSRVATRLRQKEGLSYGAGCTFDASAWEKSGRFFCYAIYAPQHAERLESSFKEEIARILDDGFSAEEIAAAKQGWLEQRRLSRAQERELAASLNALGYEGRTLEWASRLEAEVRALSASDILEAMQRHLKLDKMSFVKAGDFARVGTHPEK, encoded by the coding sequence ATGCCGCATCTGAGTGCCTGGCTTTTTTTCTTGGGAGTCTTCCTGGTCTCTTCGCTCGCTCTTCCATCGAGCACTCAAGACGTCTCCTTACCCGAAGGAATCCAACGGGTCGCCTCGGTCGAAGGGATCACCGAGTACCGGCTCGACAACGGACTGCGCCTGCTGCTCTTTCCCGACCCATCCAAACTGACGATTACCGTGAACATCACCTATCTCGTGGGTTCCAAGCACGAAGGCTATGGCGAGACGGGGATGGCGCACCTGCTCGAGCACCTGGTCTTCAAAGGGACCCCCGCGCATCCGGACATTCCCCAGGAGCTGACGGAACACGGGGCGCGGCCGAACGGGACGACATGGTACGACCGGACGAACTACTTCGAGACGTTCCCCGCCAACGACGAGAACCTCGAATGGGCCCTCGATCTCGAGGCCGACCGAATGGTGAACAGCTTCATCGCCCGGAGGGACTTGGACTCGGAAATGACGGTTGTCCGCAACGAGTTCGAGATGGGAGAAAACTACCCCCAGAACGTCCTCATGCAAAGGATGCTCTCGACGGCCTATCTCTGGCACAGCTACGGAAAATCCACCATTGGGTCCCGAGCCGATATCGAGAACGTTCCCATCGAGAACCTCCAGGCCTTCTACCGTACGTGGTACCAGCCCGACAATAGCGTCCTGATCGTGGCGGGAAACTTCGACGAGTCTGCGGCGCTCGAGCTCGTGCGACGAAAGTTGGGTACCATTCCCCGTCCGGTTCGCACGCTCCCTTCGAGCTACACTGTGGAGCCTCCGCAGGACGGCGAACGCTCCGTGACCCTTCGGCGTGTGGGCGATGTTCAAGTTGTCGGCGCGGCTTTCCACGTCCCCGCCGGATCGCATCCCGACTTCGCCGCCATCGATCTTCTGTCGTTCGTTCTCGGCGACACCCCTTCGGGAAGACTCTATAAGGCGCTGGTGGAAACTCAGAAAGCCTCCCGGGCCTCATCTTTCGCATTCCAGCTCGCCGACCCCGGCATCCTCTTCGCTCTTGCCGAGGTCAGGAAAGACGGTTCGCTCGCCGAGGCCAGAGACATTCTTCTGCGCGAAATCGACCGTGTGATCGAAGAGCCACCGACGCAAGAAGAGATCGATCGAGCGCGAGCGAGCCGGCTGAAGGACTGGGACACCACGATGCGAGCCTCGGAGCGAGCGGCCATCCTGCTGTCCAACTGGGCAGCCATGGGCGATTGGCGCTTGATGTTCCTCCATCGCGATCGTCTGGAGAAAGTCACGCCGGAGGACGTTCACCGCGTCGCCGTCGCTTATCTCGCGAGCATCAATCGCACCGTAGGACTCTATATCCCGACGACGGAACCCCTGCGCGCTGAGGTCCCGGCAGCTCCCAACATCGACGCCCTGGTCGAAGATTATAAAGGCAGGGAGACGCTGGCGATGGGCGAGGCATTCGATCCCTCCCCCGAGGCGGTCGAATCGCGCACCGCACGCAGCGAGATCGAGCCTGGCTTGCGCATCGCGCTATTACCCAAGAAGACGCGGGGGAGTGTCATCCAGATCGCGCTCGACCTGCGCTTCGGCAATGCGGACGACTTGCGGGGCCGGGCAAGCGCCGGCGAGCTGACAGCGCCGATGTTGCTGCGCGGAACCGAGTCAAAGAGCCGCCAGGAAATCCAGGACGAGCTCGATCGCCTCCGAGCCAATCTTCGCCTTTTCGGTGAAGCGAGCCGGGCGGGTGTCCGGCTGGAAGTCCCTCGCGAGAACCTCCTCCCCGCGCTCGATCTCGTCGCCGAGATTCTTCGCCATCCGTCTTTTCCCTCCTCCGAGCTCGAGGTCTTGAGACAAGAGACCCTTGCCCGGCTGGAAGATTCGAGAAGCGATCCGTTGCAGATCGCCATGACGGCTTTTCGTCGTCATTCGATGGATTGGCCGAAAGAGGACCCTCGTTACGTGCCCACGCTCGAAGAGCGCATCGAACGCACCAAGTCCGTCACGCTGGACGAGATACGTGAGTTCCACACCCGGTTCTACGGCCTGTCGCACGCCGAGCTCGCCGCCGTCGGGGACTTCGACGCAACCGAATTGGAGTCGGCGTTACGTGATCTCTTCGGAGGTTGGACGAGCGGATCCACCTACGCGCGTCTCGAATCGCCCTACCGGGACAAACCTCCCCTGATCGAGGAGCTCGAGGCCCCGGATAAGGAAAGTGCGGTGTTCCTCGCGGGGTTGCCGATGGAAATTCGTGATGAGGATCCCGATTATCCGGCGCTCGTCCTGGGCAACTTCATGACCGGCGGCGGCTTCCTCAACTCCCGTGTCGCCACCCGGCTTCGGCAGAAGGAAGGCCTGAGCTACGGGGCCGGGTGCACTTTCGACGCGAGCGCATGGGAGAAGAGCGGCCGATTCTTCTGCTATGCAATCTACGCTCCCCAGCACGCCGAACGGCTGGAGTCGTCGTTCAAGGAGGAGATAGCCCGGATTCTCGATGATGGGTTCAGCGCCGAGGAGATCGCAGCTGCCAAACAAGGCTGGCTCGAGCAGCGGCGGCTTTCCCGAGCTCAAGAGCGAGAGCTCGCCGCTTCACTCAACGCGCTCGGCTACGAAGGTCGCACGCTGGAATGGGCGAGTCGATTGGAGGCCGAGGTTCGAGCGCTGAGCGCTTCGGACATCCTCGAAGCGATGCAACGCCACTTGAAGCTAGACAAGATGTCGTTCGTAAAGGCCGGCGACTTCGCGCGCGTTGGCACCCATCCGGAGAAGTGA